GGAACTCGGTGCCGCGCTTCGCGCAGGAAGCACCGCGTTGGAGCCCCGCGGCACGGCTGCCctttcgccgcctcgtcacGTTCcttcgcagagagaggctgcCACGGCCCGCGCGAAcccagcgaagaggaaagagacGAGAGCGTGCGAGGTGCCAGTCCGGTCTGCTTGACGACCGAATGCGAAGGCGGGTGGGAGTGGCGagctgcgtccgccgcggcggctgcctggtcggcgcctcggccttcTCCTCGGGTTCCCCCGTCTTCCCCAGCGTCGCAGTCTgagcagctgccggcgcctcccgcaTCAGCAACGCAGCTCTGGCGTTCCTCAGGCACGAGCtcgactctctctctctcgtatGCCTGGcgttccttcgcctcgcgcttcgctgtCCGCGCTTCGCGACCCCCCACCCACTCGCGCTCCAGCCCGTTTTCGCCTTCcacctctcgccttcgccgcgtctgccagccgagggcgagcgccacGCCCTCTCCACTTACGggtcgcagcagcgcctcacgCGCATCCTCCGCCAGCGGGCGCGTTCCCCGTTCGCCGCCACTcggggctgccgcctcgcttgtcgcgcgggcgcttgCGTCTCTTGCGTCAGtccccctcgcgcgcggcgactcgggaggtcttcctccgcagccgcggcgagggcgcagagggggagaggaacGCAGCGCGGACTGTGGAgtgcggcgcgctgcagcgtgtCGAGGAGCGCGACGGTGTCACATGACGGCTCGCAGATGTGAGACGgcaggacggcgagcgcgaaggtCTTCGCCCGTCGCGCCAGGAGCGGGGCGAGAAGCTCCTCGGCGAAGGACAGACGccccggcgacgctgcgagagcgagagacgcggacggcgctgcggcgggcgcctgcgcgcagcgcgaacTGTGCGCGTAgaccgacgcggagggcgccggaggaggtTCCGCGGCAAGAGGCAGATCAAGGtagcggcgaagcagcgccagcagcgcccggCTCGCGCGACTAGAAGCGGCCTCAGCGGGCGGACGCGAAGACCAACGAGAAGACGAGCACgtcaggcgcgcgcaggaggctcCCGCAAGAAGAAAATTTGAGGCGCTCGAAGGCTGGGGCGTCGCGGGTGCAGGCTtggcgggaggcgcgtccCGTCCAGCGAGCGCAGCTCGCTCCTGGACGTGTTCGCCGGCTACAGGCGCGACCAgatgcagcagagagagcgtcgcgtgggcgggcgcgggcgccgcaggctccGGCAAAGAGACGACTTGCACGCGAACGCATCTGCACACGAGAAAAAGCAaagcgcctgcagacacCGGCTCTCGGAGAGGCTGCAAACGGGACTTTCCCGACGCACAGACAAGTCGCACGTCCGCCCCTTACCCCCCTCTGGGCCTGCTGGTTTGGCACCACGCGAGCATTTAGGCTTAGAAGTCGATTAGAGGACTCAATAAAATCTGAACTGCAAGCAATCTATGCGTCACACCCCGCAACGCAGTGTGTGCAGGGTAACATTTATTCTTTCACACATACGGATGAGAGACGCATCTGCGTCGTCCCTCTCTACCGCGCCGTCGTGTAGTGTTTGTGACCACACCGGCAACTGCGGCTAAGTTCCTTAATTAGTTTCTGCTCATCCTGActttctcgcctttttcGGCTTTTCTGGATTTGAGACGTCTCTCTTCTGGACCCAAACTGCCGGTCTTACAGAAGTGTCTCCCGCTCCTGAGCTTCGTCGCTTTCCTGAGGCACACGGCCTGCCGCATCCGAGCGCCTGTCCGCGGTCCGATCGTGTGGTGCGTCTTCTTGCTCCTTTTGAGAAGACAAACTCTGAGAAAGAAGCGAGCTCAAGCGCCGTCCTGCTCCACGCAGCAaggtcttcgcctcgcgagACGTCCGGACGAAAGTCGTGAGGAGACGGTTGGAGACACCTCGCCCCTTCGAGGGGCCCTCTGTGGGGTCGCAGTCTGGCTCCGacgcaggagaagaagaacagggcgagggcgagggcgaggacgaagaagacgcagcgccgtGGAGAGACGAGTCGAAGGAGGAAGGCTGAGGGGTCAGCCTCGCAAAGCACGCGAGGCAAGAAGGCCtgaccgccgcagagagcagagacgcggccgcagaagacgctcTCAGCGACGAAGGAGCGGCGAGCAGGTCCACGACACGTGTATTCGAAATCAAGAAGATGGAGAGCCCGAAAGCGAGAtctgcggcgtcctcttgagcgcgcgccttcgctttAAAGAGCCGCGACACGATTTTCTCAGAGAgccccgctcgcgcgcgctgcagcgtgcCTGGTGGAGGGGGACGTTCTGTGCCCTCGCGCGATTCGCGCTCGCAGCCCCCCTTCGCGCCTGCTGTGGACGCGTCGGGTGGCGTGCCTTCGAAGCGGGTCAAGAGCGATGGCAGACACGCATCAGCGTGGCGCCACGAGCGCGGAGGAAACGCCTGCGAAGGTACCCTTGACGCGGAAAGGCTTGAGGAGCCAGAAGAGTCCTCTCTCTGGACtcggctcgcctcttcgcctgcggccccCACGGCCCCCAGAGCGCGCGTCTGGCCGTCCAAGCcggtgtctctgtctcttccaTCTAGAAGAAAGACAGTGGCGTGGAGGCGGTCGGTCACAAGCCATTCGACGACGCGCTCAATCaacttttcttctccttcgggTTCTGTCCCAGAGCGAGATCCTTCTTTCCCTTCGGCGGCCGGGACTGGGGCCTGCGAccctgctcgcctgcgccccttcgccttttcctgccctcgcttctctccgGGGACGCCCCCGTGAGCCACCGAACTGACTCGCCAagtccgcagcgcgcgaaagACGCTCGCGTGACTCAGCTCTTGCGACGTGCGCCTTTCTGCAGCCatgagcgcctcgccgactccgctctgcgcgccgccttcggggGAGTTCGCGTCAGTTCCCAACCCTGTGCCTAgcgttttctccgcgcccgtgGAGCTGGCCTCGacgaggtgtacgtacacccggcggcgcgcgcgctgcgtcgacGACGGAGATGCCGCAGAGCACAAGGGAGAGAAGCGATCTGCCGCAGGAaaagcggagagcggcgacgcggagaaggcagacgaaAGAGGAGACCCAGCGGATGAAGCTGAGGGCTCTGCAAGAGGCGGCAAGCAGCGGCTAGGGACGAACGCCAAGAGTGctgaagacggcggaggaaaagaagaaaagggagATGCTGCCAAaacagcgtcgccgcgcatgGGCAGGGCGCTGCGCTCCGGAGGCGGGACCCGCGtcgggtgtatgtacacgtGGCTCTCGAAGAACCCCAGACGCGCGGAAGATGGAGGCGGGAAACTTTCGAAAGAGGGCGGAAAAGCAGATGGaagcgcgaccgcgtcgccgtAAGGCGTGGAGGGAGGACAGGCCCTACCCGCaggcaggagacgcgcgttCTTCTGTTTCACTGACTGTCTCTCTTCACGGCGAgtcggcgcgtctgctgccggAGTCGACGGGAAGTGTGCGGCGTTGGAGAGCGGCTGGCAGCGTagggaagaagcgcgacaagagcgagaagaggaacaGGAGACGTTTCGTGCCTCGCGAGACCCCACGGCCCCATGctgctcgcccgcgtccgcaGGCACTTTGCCCTCTGCAGAAAGCGCAGAAAGCTCTCGAGAGAGGCCGTCCCCTGGGCGACAGCCTAGGCGTCCAACCGCCACGTGCGGAGacacagaaggcgaggacgacgaggaggaacgaggcgaagagaagcgcgAACGGGGAGTGTCTGACGACAGACACGCCGAAGCGGATCTCGAGCGAGAAGCCAACTCAGGCACGGCCGCGGAACTGGAGGACATACGCCACTCGTGAAGCcccgaggaagcagagacacgcggagACGACAAACGGCGAGGAACGCCAGACCGCGCACACCAAGAGGGGAGTGCCGGTGGGGGgtcggcggagggagacaacagcgaagacgaaaacgcCTCCTCCGAAAGATGAGAAGATGGACAGAAGGCCGGAGTTGCGTTTGCGCTTGAACCGAGTCCGCGGAGCAACCTCCTGTCGCGTCTCGAACCAAGCACCTCAGCGGAGGCGTGAGCAGATTCGTGCGTGTCCGCGGTTTCCACTTGCTTCCTTGCTTTCGTCCGCCTTCGCTGAGCCTCCAGCGCCCCGTGCTCACCCCGCGCCACGAGCGAATACGCGGAGGCAGGACGTGAGGCggacgaagcagagaacGACGGCCCGAAGGCTAaagacagcggcgccgggaACGCGACCGGAGTCGACGTAGAAGGCAGACAAAAAGGAGGGCTTGcatcctcctcgctgccttgCTCTGGCGGTGGCGGGCTGCCTTCCCCCCCCGTCGCGTGCCCTGAGCCTCCGCGTTCGCTGCTCCTTtccgtcgccgtctcgcttCCAGAAACGCGCGACTCAGcggccggccgcggcgaagctccacttcttcttcttgtGAGGGAGAAGCATCTGACAGCCGAGATGAAGCGGGGCGCGACGAACacggagagggcggagcccgcggaggcgagcggcgttTGCCCCTTACGTGCTCgtgtctccttttttctctctctcgcgaacGAGGCAGCCCTCGCCACGGCTGCATAGGGGAGgtcgtcgcgtcctccgcgctcggCTCGTCGGTCCCCAGACGGCAGCTCTTGAGCCGGGCTTCAtgctcttcctcgccctcctcatCCTCTCCAtcgtcttctgccgcggGGCGGgatgcgcctcgcgcttcagtcggtccgcggccttccttcCGGCGAACGCTGAAGCCTTCTTCATGTGTTCCTGAGGTGTTTGAttccgcagaaggcgcagatcGGGAAGccaagaaagagagagacggcgtgCACAAGGCGGGGCTGCTTCTGTCGTTCTTTTCCctgcctgcgcatgcgtgtgaggacgcggagaagacttTTGGcgtgaggcggcgacggcatcGCGCGTggtctgcgctgcgcctttcgagggaagaagcggaagaagacgaagaagaagagaaagcgccgagaggctcgcgccgctctggAGACCGCACGCGGCTGAGCCACGGCGGCGATGGCCTGCTCATGGCGCAGGTCTCAGGGCTtgaaaaaccgaaaaaagAACTAAAATTGGGAAAACTCGCTgacacccccccccccgacaGAAAAGGAGCCCGCCCTGGATGCCGCTTCCGGAAGAGCGAGGCTGGAAACtaacggcgaggagagagatcGATCAAGAATGAGGGGaacgcgaagacgaggaatgTGCGACCAGAACGAGGAGATGGGGTACCTCGATTaacgaagaggcgaggagtCCCGAAGGGAGCCAACGAAACAGAAAATGAAGACTGAGGTGTGCGCAAAAAGCATGAATTAGCCTGTACCTGGATATCCTCTCTATGcatctgcctcctcctcacaTCTGCAGCTGACTAGCATCGCCGCTAGAGTCGAAGTCTCCCTCGGGTAGCTCTCCTTCGGATGCACTTATACTTAAGACTACGCGGGGGAACCCGTTTTTGGCAATGCCGGAGTGACATTTCGCGGAaaagctgcagagagagaaaccgcctctcgcctctcccttcGCGTTTCACGAGAGCTTGAGGCAACGCACGATGGAAGGTTGGATCGCTATTGGTCGCTCGCTTTCCGTGTTCTGCTCTATTCTTTCTCTTGGCTCTCCGCTTTTCCGAACGCAGGCCGCCATGGCCTGGGTCAGCGTTAAAACTTCGGCATCCGCTTTGCTGCCTCGGCCGTCTCCTTGCAGACGGCAACTGGGCGATGCCGTGGAGCCATGCACCCTGCATCTGGTAGAGTTGGGCGCAGTTTTATCCTCCGGCGGGCTTTCTtgcacgccgccgaggctgctAACTCCCACAGTGcctcgcaggcaggcgcctACATGTAAACCTGTTTTGCAGGTcatgcgaggccgccgcctcgctctcgcgctcccTGCAGACCGAGGAAAAGTACAAGCTGCTCTAGCCAAGCGTAGAGGAACTGCCTTGCAGAAAAGATGCAGACGTGGGCGCTTCTAGCCACGCTCGGATTTTTCTGTCTATTCGAAGGGAGGCATGCGAACTCATACTGGCGAATGCATCACCAGAAACGAAAGCTGTTAGAGCCTGCACCTCCAGATACAACTACACAGATACAGAGATTTATGGGTTTTACATGCTCACATAGATACCTAGTTTTTTTATATACGTATAGACTGTTTTATATCTATATAAACACATGGCTGCGCTTTGTTTCTTCTGCGGAGTCCGCAAAAGCTACAGGTCACTACTGTCctgggcgcctgcgctggcCTCTCAGCTGACAGAAAGGAAGAGACAGAATCTGCATTTGCCGCAACTGGAGTCGCAAGACCACTGTTCATACGCTCCAGCCACTGTGGACTGAGTTTCGTTTGTTTTCTGTGACCGGCGTTTATCTGCATGGCCTTTCTGGTTTTCTGCAGCTTGTGAGAGGGACGTAATAACCGCTCCAAAAGAAAACTGCGGGGAACCGCCTTTCGTGCCGACGCGATTCATGCaggccggaggcgcgccttcgaCTTGGAAAAAGATAACGGCGGTGTGCTCAGGCATTCTTGCAGTCGTTTACCGACTTCCGCCTTGCGCGGTGGCCACCGCTTGATCGGAGCAAGGGCGGGGAAAACGGCATTGCGTAAATGTGATTTCTTCCGAGCACGCGACTTTTCACGGGAAAATTCAAAAAAAAGCATAGATGCACAGAGTGCGATGCACACAGACCCGCCGCTGGGGGTTCTTCGCGAAGACAAGGGGGCAACGCGGGCGAGAGCATCGCGCAAGACGAGGAGAATCCAATAGAGCACCGCGGCACATTCGAGGCAGctccgcgagaaggcgagatgCGGATCAACTTGCACGGAATACAGAGCGAGTATACAAACGTTTAAGTGGGGAGATCTGAGCAAGATCAGCGTCTTCCTCAGGGAGAAAAATGAGTTTGTGTGGCAGCAGGGCGTTAGTTTCCGGGGCTGACCGCGGTGTATATACACCGGAAATAATGGAGCTAGCTATGGCTCGTTCACTTTTTCGCTCTCTCACCTGAAAGGTATTGCGTAGGGATGCTGGGAAGCGACTCAATTCCGTAACATGCGAGAGCTGCCGGCTTTCTAGAGCGCAGCCAAGCTCTTCTTTCAACTGAGGTATTTTCCGCTCCCGTCGGCTGCGCAACGCTGAGTCGCCCCAGCCTTGCCTCTGCTCACCGCCAGCCTCCTGCCGCTGTTTCCTGTAACCTAGTGCTCCAACATGCAGCTCCCTCACGCACTCATAACTCAAGAGATACAGAGGCTCCGAAATAAACGAGCTGTCTGCCTCCGGAAGCTCAGGATTTTTCGGGGTTGTCTGGGGAACAATCCCGtggccgcggcctcgttcTCACGACGCCACGCACGCATGCAATACTTAATTCTGTCGTTAAGATCATTGGTTGAGAATGCCAGGAATTCAAACTTCTCAGAGGGACAACTCTTGAGCCCGTGTGGAAAGACGGAAGAAGATAGACTTGCAgttgaagaagaggcttttTTTCCACCATCGCAATGTGAAGGCGCCTTCACCGGTAGCACTCTGCCCCAGAATCAACGGAATTACATTctggaagaaggcgaaagggGTACAGAATTAAAAGTCTTTTTACTAAGAAACAATGCAGCGGAGGCATCGAATTCCTTTCTCCAGGTCAGCACCTCAAAGGATGACGGCACACAGAGACAAAACGGCTGGCGAGACAGGATTGACTCTCGCGAGACTGAGCGAGGCAACGCTGGCGCGCGGTGCACCGCATCGCACGAAGGGAAGACAGTCAGTCATCGGACTTTTTTCTCGCTGGCCGCCCCCGGGGTTGAAGGcgttttttccgtttttttcaGGGCAAGACGAAGAGTCACCGGTGAAAGATCAAAGGCAGCTCGTGGAGGGACAGGAAAGGGGACTGGAGATAGACTGGCGACCTTCGCATGTGCTCAGTTTCCGTTTGGATAAGTGAGTGCAGCTTGGCGCTGCACAGAGACACCGACACAGGCGATCTTTTGTTTCGGCGTTCGGCGCGCAAGATCTGACTGTCCCTCTTTTTTACCGGCTCTACGTATTCTAATCTGGTGAACGCGTATCCgctcccttcctctctctgcatgccttTTCACACTCAAGCAACCCTCGGTGAATGAACCTGGttcggcgtcgccttttGCAGCCGCTTGGTTTTCCATTCTCGTTCTGAACAGTCTCCTATTTTGTTTCCCTTTCCCCCACTCGTCTGGGGTTGGTCTTTGCTTGCTttcagcttcttcctccgcgcttTTGCGAGAGCTCCCCTCTGGGGACTCCCGTCGCCCCTCCTCTCATCCCTTGGTTCAGGGCCGCCTCTCGTCTCTTTAGGTTGACTCGTTCTGTCTGAAACCTTCCCCTACACTCTGgatctttttcttctccacTCGTCCTTCAATCTTGATCTCTGGACTCCGCTTCAAgactctgctgcgtcgtccttcgccttcgtttgCTATCCGTTTgacctgcggcgccgctctgcctGTGCTCGCCCTTTTGCCGTTTTTCTGCGTagttttttcctcttttcctcC
Above is a window of Besnoitia besnoiti strain Bb-Ger1 chromosome Unknown contig00007, whole genome shotgun sequence DNA encoding:
- a CDS encoding uncharacterized protein (encoded by transcript BESB_073430), with protein sequence MKKASAFAGRKAADRLKREAHPAPRQKTMERMRRARKSMKPGSRAAVWGPTSRARRTRRPPLCSRGEGCLVREREKKGDTSTCFSLTRRRSGASPRPAAESRVSGSETATERSSERGGSGHATGGEGSPPPPEQGSEEDASPPFCLPSTSTPVAFPAPLSLAFGPSFSASSASRPASAYSLVARGEHGALEAQRRRTKARKQVETADTHESAHASAEVLGSRRDRRLLRGLGSSANATPAFCPSSHLSEEAFSSSLLSPSADPPPALPSWCARSGVPRRLSSPRVSASSGLHEWRMSSSSAAVPELASRSRSASACLSSDTPRSRFSSPRSSSSSSPSVSPHVAVGRLGCRPGDGLSRELSALSAEGKVPADAGEQHGAVGSREARNVSCSSSRSCRASSLRCQPLSNAAHFPSTPAADAPTRREERQSVKQKNARLLPAGRACPPSTPYGDAVALPSAFPPSFESFPPPSSARLGFFESHVYIHPTRVPPPERSALPMRGDAVLAASPFSSFPPPSSALLAFVPSRCLPPLAEPSASSAGSPLSSAFSASPLSAFPAADRFSPLCSAASPSSTQRARRRVYVHLVEASSTGAEKTLGTGLGTDANSPEGGAQSGVGEALMAAERRTSQELSHASVFRALRTWRVSSVAHGGVPGEKRGQEKAKGRRRAGSQAPVPAAEGKEGSRSGTEPEGEEKLIERVVEWLVTDRLHATVFLLDGRDRDTGLDGQTRALGAVGAAGEEASRVQREDSSGSSSLSASRVPSQAFPPRSWRHADACLPSLLTRFEGTPPDASTAGAKGGCERESREGTERPPPPGTLQRARAGLSEKIVSRLFKAKARAQEDAADLAFGLSIFLISNTRVVDLLAAPSSLRASSAAASLLSAAVRPSCLACFARLTPQPSSFDSSLHGAASSSSSPSPSPCSSSPASEPDCDPTEGPSKGRGVSNRLLTTFVRTSREAKTLLRGAGRRLSSLLSQSLSSQKEQEDAPHDRTADRRSDAAGRVPQESDEAQERETLLCVRVQVVSLPEPAAPAPAHATLSLLHLVAPVAGEHVQERAALAGRDAPPAKPAPATPQPSSASNFLLAGASCARLTCSSSRWSSRPPAEAASSRASRALLALLRRYLDLPLAAEPPPAPSASVYAHSSRCAQAPAAAPSASLALAASPGRLSFAEELLAPLLARRAKTFALAVLPSHICEPSCDTVALLDTLQRAALHSPRCVPLPLCALAAAAEEDLPSRRARGGLTQETQAPARQARRQPRVAANGERARWRRMRRGELVSAAPLAARSSRRRGRLPAAGGSSASAASASRPSSAVALRASLSLRPLPRPRAQAAEKGTWISERLARLGRTPRRLSPPRCGEGSLKESRAQRSSAVRRAASSSLAASRGKTHVSSPRAGASSSVGSSASSGAVSPLDPSTRSSVGARREGSAAPGRPRREAPAASAQSQAVQGVAAGPGLATASKSLSRSRLPSPFYPSSRSETQRRLLAASASSAPARPLRPQQASASPLHRELLGPSSSACVARFASSSASPSISFHASARDQPQAAASRERGKEPTAVSEELHRRLHSPARKRELVMQLQNGEREADSETPPGTGASRNGERRERAGSQSAAEDESALGEEGAERRRTRRRKSTLSSPYTEETVPEEERKAANADRQENKSQILPKYLSAKPLLPCGARPRAAPAGLDSALCSSVSSSSASLSSSSCTASREGLTRSPIPRHQSPQSRALRGVRTPQRVELARPPADALGSVEDSPARPRAAGELFERGRHGRGRRLSSPLAHLAGAGCIDPLALRSSSFYAAQRDLAPAAEDVQPWVSPSERLARAAKGARLAADAFEEGRAHEASDAATGRRTRGQKEGKLRGATSEKRARARREPAEASEWSRGQAGGRRLAAAFAEKETPGRGLRAKEDAEASHPRLASDPRRTGRARGRGQADILREEETLLRVREADLQLEIVRLRGLLRRALAGHSQSRETSQSEAGEEDAFQRMEQIDGYEQALEQVLAETGTVLRCAAPHVCVNGLLRA